One Vallicoccus soli genomic window, CGCTGCTGCCGACGCCCGAGGGGCGGGCCGCCCGGGCCGTGCTCGTCGACCGGCTGCGGACGGCGCGGCCCTGAGCAGGCTCAGTACGCGCCGCCGCGCCGCAGCAGCTCGGCGAACGGCGTCGCGGGGTGCCCGCTGAGCCGCCCGACGTCGTCGGTGGTGGTGGCCATCTCGCCGGCGGCGATCGCCGTGTACGTCGACACCCAGGCGTCGACCTGCCAGCGCGGCGCGCCGTACGCCGCGCGCGACGCGTACGCCTCCTCGACGGTCTCGGGCACGTAGGCCGCCGGGCGGCCGGTCGCGGCGCCGATGGTCGCGGCCACCTCGTGCAGGGTGAGCGCCTCCGGGCCGGTCAGGGTGTACGTCGCGCCCTCGTGCGCAGCCGGTGCCCGCAGCACCGCGGTCGCGGCGTCGGCGACGTCGTCGACGGCCACCGCGGCGACGCGCCCGTCCGCGGCCGGCCCACGGAGAGCGTTGTCCTCGCCGACGAAGGCCGGCAGGACGTCCGCGTAGAGGCTGTCGCGCAGGAACGTCCAGCGCATCCCCGACGCGCGCAGGTGCTCCTCGGTGGCGCCGTGGTCGCGGGCGAGGGTGAAGGTCGCGTCGGGGCCGGCGCCCTGGAAGGACACGTAGACGACGTGCTCCACGCCGGCCTCCCGCGCCGCGTCGACGAACGCGCGGTGCTGGGCGAGCCGGTCGGCCGACTCGGACGCCGACACCATGAGCAGGGTCCGCACGCCCTGCAGCGCGCCGCGGGCGGCCTCCGGCCCGCCGTACGGGGCCCTGGCCGCCACGGCGCCGGGCAGCCGCGGGGCGCGCTCGACGTCGCGGACGAGCAGGCGCAGGGGGACGCCCCGCGCGGCGAGGCGCTGCGCCACCCGGCCGCCGAGGCGGCCGGTAGCGCCGGTGACGGCGAGGCTCGGTCGGTCCACGGGGGCCACGCTAGGCCGCGGCGGCGGGCGCAGCTCACCAGCCGCTGCCGGAGCTCGCACCCCCCTGCCGCGGCCAGCCGGCCTGCGGTGCCGTCCGGCGGCGGGGCTCCGGCGCCGGAGGCTGCAGGAGCGGGTCGCCGGCGGGCAGGACGGGCAGGGCGCGGCCGTGCGGGTCGAGGAGGACCCGGCCGCCGAGCGGGCGGTCGAGGACGAGGTCGACGTGGCGCAGGGACTCGCCGTACGCCATGAGGTCCGGACCGGTGCGGTGGAGGGCGACGGGCCGGTACGTGACGGCGCTCGGGCTCTCGTGGACGCGCGCGTACGGGTGGTCGGTGACGTCCCCCTCGTCGCTCAGAACGGGACCCGCAGCCGCAGCGGGTCGCCGTCGACCCCCTCGACGGCCGGGACCGGCGCGCCGCGCGGGTCGGTGGCGAGGGTCAGGGCGTCGCTGCGCCAGGCGAGCGGCGCGGCGGCCTCGTCGAGGACGAGGGCGG contains:
- a CDS encoding SDR family oxidoreductase produces the protein MAPVDRPSLAVTGATGRLGGRVAQRLAARGVPLRLLVRDVERAPRLPGAVAARAPYGGPEAARGALQGVRTLLMVSASESADRLAQHRAFVDAAREAGVEHVVYVSFQGAGPDATFTLARDHGATEEHLRASGMRWTFLRDSLYADVLPAFVGEDNALRGPAADGRVAAVAVDDVADAATAVLRAPAAHEGATYTLTGPEALTLHEVAATIGAATGRPAAYVPETVEEAYASRAAYGAPRWQVDAWVSTYTAIAAGEMATTTDDVGRLSGHPATPFAELLRRGGAY